The DNA sequence ACTGCTGCTGGTTGTGATCTGGCGATTGGTGAAGATCAAAACGCAAGGCAGCTCCAGGCAGCGAATCCGAACCGAGGCTCCGGATGATCGCAAGAATCAGGATCAGGAGCTTCCGGATCCGAACCGGAGCGCCGGCTGGCCGGCCTGGATCCGAACGAATGGCTGGCTGACCGCATTTCTGGTCTATTCGAGTCCGGCGGTTCTGCTGCTGCTTCTCAAAGCGCCCATTGACCGTCTGATCTACTTGATGGATCTGCGCCAGCTGGCTGCACTGACCAAACTGGTGAACCGGCTCCGGGTATATCTTAAGTCGGTTGTGATCTTTCAGGAGCACCCCTTGCTGGGAATTTCGCCGCTGCCGGATCGGACCCTCTTTGACCTGGGCAATCACTCGGATTACTTCGATCTTCTGGCTGAATACGGCCTGGTCGGATTTATACTGTTCCTTTCGACCTGGCTGTTCCTGGTGATCCTGACGACCAGGAATCTGCCGGTAAAAGGCCGCTGGACCTTCCTGCTGGCCCTGAGTTCCTTTCATCTGGTGTTTTTCGTGAATCCGGTGGTCGATGTTTCCTCGGTGATCGTCCTGTTCTTCATTCTTCCCGGACTCCTCTGGGATTTTGCCGGACCGGCTGAAGTTCCCATGCAGAGGGAATCCGAACTGCTCCATGTGCCAGAGGCTGGTTCGCCAATGCTCCATAGCGATTCGATCTAAATCCGATCGACAGACATGACCGTTTATCGTTCCTCAGGGATGCGATAAACGGTCATGTTTTTTTCTTCAAACATTATGACTGGCTTTTACCGATCTCCTGAAGATGAGCCTGTCATGGGCGATTCGTCATGAAAAAGAAGGGCAGGATTATTTTTTTAATTGGGTAACACCTGTTGTACAGACTGTCCAGTCGATATGTTACTCTAGGAAAGAAGTAAATGGTTGGATAATTATTATAGATCAATTGGAAAAATTCCGCCAATAATTACTAATTGCTGTCTGATAATTATGACCAGCCTGAAAATGCATCAAGGAGGTAGTTCAGGGCACGAAATAACGAACGGGGTGTGTTAGGAATGAGACCGTTTCTCTAAACTAGCTCGCAAAGAACCTGCTATAGAGTGATATGACGAGAAACCACAGCGCTTAACAGATGACAAAATGCATTCGAAAAGATCAATAGGATACATTCGCGTAGCACGATCCATACAGCAATAATCAAGCGGCAGCTACGGTGCAAATGATTCGAAGCGGCAGATGCAAGATTCGTGTGGAAGAATGCAAGGTTGGAGCTGTCGGATGAAAGGTTGGTGCTACCGGATGCAGACAGTGGATCCGACCAAAAAATCAAGTTTCATCCAGTCGATTACAGGAGAATCAAATGATAAATGAAGGTGAAGAATACACCTGGATCATATAAAAAATTTTTAGGAGAATGAAATGAAAAACTCATTACAAGCTGTTTCGATGAAATCGAGAAAAATCAGTCTGTTTCTTGTCCTGATGCTGGCACTGCTATTTGGGGCCATTCCCGCGCAGGCATCGGTCCTTTCAAAGCATTTCCCGGACAGAACTCAGTCTCTTCGACTGAATCCGATCAACACATTCGCTTTCAGTCCGGACAACTTCGGGTCGATGTCTAACCCGGCGTACCCGGGAGAAGGAGTTCGGTTTACGGGCAGCAATTACTCCGGTGACTTTGAATATGTGATTACTATCGGCAATGTCATCCGAGGGAAGGAGGCGGCAGACTATGCCAAGGTAAATAATCCGTACAACACCGTTCCCTCCGGAGCGGAGTTATTTATCTTCGACGTGGCTTTCCAGTTAAACTACAGCGATGAACAGCCGATGTATGTCTCTGATTGGGATTTTACCGGGTACACCAGTACCAAAGCGGAGTACAGCAACACAGACGCCATAGTACTTGACAATGATTTTGGCGGAAATGTCTACAATGGGGGAGTCCTGGAAGGGAAGGCGTATATCTTTGCTCCGGCGGGCGACAGTCCTTATATCGTCTTCAATCCGTTCTACGACCCGGACTTCAATGTTGTCTTCAAGGCGGATCCGGGATTGGCGGATCTCACCGTTTCATCCTTCTCGACGGGAGGAAAGACGGAATGCTCAGTGGGAGAAACAGTATCTCTGTCAGCAACGGCCACCGGAGGAAATACAAGATCAGGTTCCTATCAGTATGGTTTCATCTGTCTTGATTCTCAGGGGAATACTCAGGTGATCCGCGAATTCGGGAAAAGCAACACCGCGATCTGGACACCTTCTCAATATGGGACCTATGAGCTCTATGCCGGAGTCATTGACGCCGGGGATGGCTTTGCGCAGAAAACCAAGACCTTCACGGTGAAGCCCAAAGCGCCCCAGAACTTCACGGGATCCTCGAGCTCTCCGAACAGCATTCATCTCAGCTGGAATTTGGATTCTGGCATGAGCGGGTATGAACTGGCCCGGAGTGAATCCCAGACTGGTCCTTTTACAACGATTGATCTGACCGGAAATTCCTATGAGGATCAGAATCTGGTGACCGGCAAGTCCTATTATTATAACATCCGGGCCTATGTCAAGGCGGGCACCACGAAAGTCTACAGCAATTATTCCAGTGTGCTGGCAGTCAAGCCGGTACTCAATGCGCCGGAAAACTTCAGGGCGACTGCTCCGGAACCCACCACCCATCAGCTGACCTGGAATGAAGTTCCCAGCGCGGCGGGGTATATCGTTTCCTACGGCAATGCATTGACCGATCTGGATCGCTGTGAACATACATCCGACCCAACGCTCAAGCTGACCAATGTTGCCCAGGACAGCGCATTCTACTATAAAGTCCAGGCATACAGCCTGATTGATGGAGTGGAGGTGCCGGGAACATACTCAGCAGCCCAATCCATTGTGCCAAGAGTAGTTAACGTAAAGGCTGAATCGGCTTCCGGCAGCAGTAGCCGCATCGAATGGTCGCCGATCATCGGAGCATCAGGGTATCAGATCTGGGGAGCCTCTTCACCGGATGGAGAGTTCAAGCTGTTGAGCACTCGGACAGATACGAACTATGTTCATACCGTACTGACGACAGGAACTGAGTATTTCTACAAAGTCAGGGCTTACAGCAATCTGGAGTCTGCGAAGACTTACGGGGAATATTCGGAGGTTGCCAGCGCCATCCCCGTTCTGACTGCACCCACTTCTCTGAAAACTGCATCCTCCGGCTACAACAGCGTGACAGTGAGCTGGTCCGGTGTGGCAGGTGCTGGCGGTTACGAAGTCTGGCGTTCACGCACCAGTGGCGGAACGTATTCTTTGGTCGGAACAACGACTGCCGCCTCATACCTCAACACGGGGATGTCTACGGGATCTCTTTATTACTACAAGGTCAGAGCATACCAGAGCGGAGCGAATGGGAAACTATACGGCGGATTCTCAGCCCCGGTTTCGGGCAAACCGCTGCCGGCGACTCCGGTGATTACGCCTTCGTCCTCGGGGTACAACAGTATTACGGTGAAATGGAACGCCATTGCCGGAGCCACCGGCTACCAGGTGTATCGATCCACTTCCAGCAGCTCCGGTTATACACTGGCTGGCGAAACAACAACGGCACTGTCGTTCAAAAACAGCAGTCTGACGACCGGCAAAACCTATTATTATAAAGTCCGGGCCTATCGTCTGGTGGGATCCACCCGAGTCTACAGCAGCTACTCAACGGTCAAAAGCACGAAACCGCTGCCATCCGTTCCTTCGAACTTCAGCGCGCTGCGAGTCACATCCAGCAGCATCAAGACTTCCTGGTCAAAAGTCAGCGGAGCCAGCGGCTATGAAGTATATCGGGCGACTTCGAGCACCGGTACCTACAGCCTGAAGCGGACCACTTCATTGCTGTCCTATACCAACACCGGCCTGACCAGGGACCGCACCTACTATTACAAAGTCAGAGCCTACCGCATGGTCGGCACAACCAAAATATATGGCAAATGGTCAGTTATTAAGTCAGCCAGACCTTAAGGACATGAATCATTGAAACGGCAGCAAATCACCCAGGTGATTTGCTGCCTCTTTCGATTTGCTGGGATCGTTAAGATCATTCAGGGCTCTATGAACAGAGCTCCATGGACAGAGCTCTAGGAACAGAGCACTTTGACAGAGCTCTGCTCAAATGGTTTTTGAAGATTGATCTGACAGGGGGGACAGGCTGTTGTGGGGCAGCTGCCTGATCAGGGTGGTGAAGGTGATCGGCCGGAGCGGGCTGATCAGGCTGATCAGGCGGGTATTCGAAGGATTTTATGTCTAAAGGGACAAGTTTCAGGGAGGGGAAACCAAGAGGAGGGCGAGTGAATGGTCGTGAAAACTAGTGGGGTGCGATTTAATTTTATAATGGTTATCAAGTTCGAATGCTTCTATTATTTTGTTTTAGAAAGAAAAATTGAGGGGAGAAAGAAATTTTTATTGGTATCAATGCTATTTTTTTATTCGATTTGTTGTTAAAATGAGTTTTGTAATGGTTTTACGTATTTTACTATATTTTATTGGAGGAAATTATGCATCGAAACAAAAATCTGATTCGTTTCGCGTCGGCTGCTCTGGCGTTTTCATTGCAAATTGGTTTGTCTGGGGGAGTTGCTTTGGCGAATCCGTTCCGGCAAGGCTCGGACTATGTTCGTCCCGCCTTGTATCACCCGGCGATCGGGATTGAGACCAATCGGACCATCGTTTCGCAGATGGCGGATATGACGGCACCGGTCATTGACCGGTCGACGCTGTCGGTGGTTCAGACGGCAACGACGCCGGGTGGACTGGTCACGATCCGAGTCAAGGTGACGGATGAGAATACCGGAGTTCGGGAAGTTAAGTTCACCTTCGACAATGTCAACGGGGGCTATCGCTACCTGACGACGATTCGGCCGGATGCTTCGGGTTATTATTCGGTGCAGATCCCGATTGATTCCAACACCCATGACGGAGGCTGGTCGCTGTCCTTCCTGGAAGCCGTCGACAATAACGGCAACTGCCGGTTCTATAACGGCCGGGAAGTGGATCTGAGCCGCGGGAACTTCACGGTGGTCAATCCCAAAGCGGATATGACGGCGCCGGTGGTTCAGGTGGGAACTCTGAAGATTAATCAGACCACAGCCAAGCCTGGGGATACCATCCGGATGGGGGCTCTGGCAGCGGATGAAAAGACCTCGGTGAAAGAGGTTCAGTATACGCTGATTAACGAGAACCGGGGATCCAAAGTTCTGTCATCTACTAAGGCGGACATCAACGGCTACTATATGGCGAGCTTCGTGATTGATGCCAATACCCACCATGGCAAGTGGACGCTCCAGGACATCAGCGTTGTAGATGACAACGGCAACTACCGGGCGTATTCCAGCTATGACGAGGATCTGAGCAAGGGCAACTTCACGGTGGATAATCCCGGGGCGGACATGACACCTCCGACCATTGACATTTCAACATTGTCAGTGAACCGCACCACTGCCTATCCGGGCCAAAGCGTCCGGGTCAAGGTCAAGGCTTCGGACTCCCAGACAGGGGTTCGCTCCGTGGAATTTGATCTGCACAACGAATACGGCGGCATGGCCACGTTCAAGGATACGACGCCGGACTCCTATGGCTATTACTCCATGGATCTGGACATCACGGATGTCACCCACACCGGCAAATGGTATGTCAACGGCATCGGCGCTGTGGACAACAATGACAATTACACCGGAAACTGGTTCTACGACACGGATCTGTCCAAGGGATCCTTCACTGTCCAGGAATCGCTCCTGCCGGAAAACCCGATCAATGCCATCGTCATCGACAAGGATACCACCTGGAATTACAAGGTTGTGGATCAGGATGTCTATGTCGCACCGGACGCTGTGCTCAAAACCGGCGATGTCAACATCCGGGGCAATCTGTACATCTACGGGACGGTGGAAACCAGCCAGTCCCTGAAGGCGACCAACCTGTATGCCGTTTCCGTGCGACAGGGCGCCATGACCAGCCGCACCAAGGGCGCGCTGTATGTGGCCGGGGGCACCACCAGCTTCCTCAAATCAAACCTCTCGGCTCAGCCGGTACCGTCGATCCCGATTCAGATCATGAGTGAGAATCAGGTCAATCCAGACGGGATCCTGCCGCTGATTGAGGGCGCAACGGTGAAAGTCGGAACGCTGACCCTGAATGGCCAGTCCGTTCCGCTGAACTACAACGGAACCTTTACGGTAGATAATGTCCAGGTGGGCAAAGCCCAGAGCCTGAACTTCCGGTTTGTCGACAGCTATGGCAAGGAAACCCTCATGACTTATGCCGTGGACAACCCCATTGACAAGGTTGAGGTACTGGCCGGAGCCAGCCGCTATGAGACCGCGAATATTATCAGCGCAGCTGCCTTCTCTTCTGCCGGCACGGCGATCCTGGTATCAGGGGCCAACTTCCCGGATGCTCTGGCTGCCGGTCCGCTGGCCACGGCACTGAATGCACCGATCCTTCTGACCTCGAAGACGGAGCTGACCGCCGTGACCAAACAGGAACTGGTCCGCCTGGGCGTCAAGAAGGTGATCATCATGGGCGGCACAACCGCCATCGATGCCGCCGTTGAAACCAGCCTCAAGGCAATGAGCGGTATGACGGTAGAGCGGATTGCCGGAACCACCCGCTACGACACCGCAATCAAAGCGGCAGAGCGTCTGGAACTGATCAAGGGGAAACCGACCTCGGTCATCCTGGCTTCAGGCAGCTCCTTCCCGGATGCGCTGGCCATCGGCAGCTACGCAGCCAAGAACGGAATTCCGATCCTGCTGACCGATGGCAAGAGCCTGGGTCTGGGAAATGATGCTTATCTCAAGAGCAAGGGCATCACCAAAGTCACCATGGTGGGCGGCACCCTGGTGCTGAGCAGCACACTGCAGCAGTCCCTGGTTACCAAAGGACTTACCGTTACCCGTCTGGCCGGAGCGACCCGGACAGAGACCGCAACCCTGGTTGCAAAGACCTACTATCCGGAAGCCACCGGCGCCATTGTCGCCAATGGCTGGACCTTTGCCGACGCGCTGGCAGCCGTACCCTATGCCGCCAAGCTCAATGTACCGATCCTGCTGGTGAGCAAAACCGCCATCGACACCAGCGTGAAAGGCTATCTGGCCAATTCACCGGTCCATGACATCAAAGTGGTCGGAGGCGAACTGGTGATTTCTTCCGCGGTGCAGACCCAGCTGATGGAAGCCATGGCTCAGTAAGGTGAAGGATTGCTCC is a window from the Clostridiaceae bacterium HFYG-1003 genome containing:
- a CDS encoding cell wall-binding repeat-containing protein yields the protein MHRNKNLIRFASAALAFSLQIGLSGGVALANPFRQGSDYVRPALYHPAIGIETNRTIVSQMADMTAPVIDRSTLSVVQTATTPGGLVTIRVKVTDENTGVREVKFTFDNVNGGYRYLTTIRPDASGYYSVQIPIDSNTHDGGWSLSFLEAVDNNGNCRFYNGREVDLSRGNFTVVNPKADMTAPVVQVGTLKINQTTAKPGDTIRMGALAADEKTSVKEVQYTLINENRGSKVLSSTKADINGYYMASFVIDANTHHGKWTLQDISVVDDNGNYRAYSSYDEDLSKGNFTVDNPGADMTPPTIDISTLSVNRTTAYPGQSVRVKVKASDSQTGVRSVEFDLHNEYGGMATFKDTTPDSYGYYSMDLDITDVTHTGKWYVNGIGAVDNNDNYTGNWFYDTDLSKGSFTVQESLLPENPINAIVIDKDTTWNYKVVDQDVYVAPDAVLKTGDVNIRGNLYIYGTVETSQSLKATNLYAVSVRQGAMTSRTKGALYVAGGTTSFLKSNLSAQPVPSIPIQIMSENQVNPDGILPLIEGATVKVGTLTLNGQSVPLNYNGTFTVDNVQVGKAQSLNFRFVDSYGKETLMTYAVDNPIDKVEVLAGASRYETANIISAAAFSSAGTAILVSGANFPDALAAGPLATALNAPILLTSKTELTAVTKQELVRLGVKKVIIMGGTTAIDAAVETSLKAMSGMTVERIAGTTRYDTAIKAAERLELIKGKPTSVILASGSSFPDALAIGSYAAKNGIPILLTDGKSLGLGNDAYLKSKGITKVTMVGGTLVLSSTLQQSLVTKGLTVTRLAGATRTETATLVAKTYYPEATGAIVANGWTFADALAAVPYAAKLNVPILLVSKTAIDTSVKGYLANSPVHDIKVVGGELVISSAVQTQLMEAMAQ
- a CDS encoding fibronectin type III domain-containing protein, yielding MKSRKISLFLVLMLALLFGAIPAQASVLSKHFPDRTQSLRLNPINTFAFSPDNFGSMSNPAYPGEGVRFTGSNYSGDFEYVITIGNVIRGKEAADYAKVNNPYNTVPSGAELFIFDVAFQLNYSDEQPMYVSDWDFTGYTSTKAEYSNTDAIVLDNDFGGNVYNGGVLEGKAYIFAPAGDSPYIVFNPFYDPDFNVVFKADPGLADLTVSSFSTGGKTECSVGETVSLSATATGGNTRSGSYQYGFICLDSQGNTQVIREFGKSNTAIWTPSQYGTYELYAGVIDAGDGFAQKTKTFTVKPKAPQNFTGSSSSPNSIHLSWNLDSGMSGYELARSESQTGPFTTIDLTGNSYEDQNLVTGKSYYYNIRAYVKAGTTKVYSNYSSVLAVKPVLNAPENFRATAPEPTTHQLTWNEVPSAAGYIVSYGNALTDLDRCEHTSDPTLKLTNVAQDSAFYYKVQAYSLIDGVEVPGTYSAAQSIVPRVVNVKAESASGSSSRIEWSPIIGASGYQIWGASSPDGEFKLLSTRTDTNYVHTVLTTGTEYFYKVRAYSNLESAKTYGEYSEVASAIPVLTAPTSLKTASSGYNSVTVSWSGVAGAGGYEVWRSRTSGGTYSLVGTTTAASYLNTGMSTGSLYYYKVRAYQSGANGKLYGGFSAPVSGKPLPATPVITPSSSGYNSITVKWNAIAGATGYQVYRSTSSSSGYTLAGETTTALSFKNSSLTTGKTYYYKVRAYRLVGSTRVYSSYSTVKSTKPLPSVPSNFSALRVTSSSIKTSWSKVSGASGYEVYRATSSTGTYSLKRTTSLLSYTNTGLTRDRTYYYKVRAYRMVGTTKIYGKWSVIKSARP